The Pyrus communis chromosome 5, drPyrComm1.1, whole genome shotgun sequence region TACTTATATTTTGAATCAGATGCCATCAACAAATAGTCTGGGTGGTGTAGTCGGTTATCACGCTAGTCTCACACACTAGAGGTCCCCGGTTCGAACCCGGGCTCAGACACTTTATGATTTTTGTATAAACCATTACTTTAATCTTGTTGCATACCTTTGCCATCAATTTTCTCGTTGACATTTGGCTTGGCCGCCATTGATAAGGCCtccaaaattttaatataaaatttaaatttgacaactTATACgacattttgatatttttttaaaatttagttttttactcgatatgtcaaattaaactattattttattacactattttattttaataattatattatatattttaattttacatatataaataattgataataaaaattattcgAATTAGATTGCAAATATTCTAAAAGTGAAATAAAAACCCCAAATCTGAAGTCTTTGATTGTTTGATTCGCGGGAGGAGAGATGGAGGGAGAGAGAGCGTGACATGATGAAGAGGGGAGCATAGAGACCGACTAATTCCACAACGATCTACGGAGTTTTAGGCCTTTGCGGCATCGCtttgtttgaaaacaaagaaaagctATCAGAGTCTGAGAGGTGGGTGGAAATTCTAGGTTTCTAGGAAGATGACGTTCTAGAAACTGGACAagatttaattttgaaattggaTTTGGGTCATTAgcgtttcttgatttttttgcaCAAGATTAATTTTGACTGTGATTTGTGTTTTAGAAAGCGCATAACACAAAGAAGGAGCCCGATCTTAATCCCTATAGCTGTTCTTGATCTTGAGGATGCAAATCGATAAAATGAAATTCCTATTAACCCAGCCACTTTCCTCACCATGTTTTAGATTGTGATCATGAGGTTGATTTCTGAGTTTGGTTCTgagaaaagggaagaagaaggcGAGGAGAATCGAGTGAGAGAggagataaaaataataataaaatatttgaagctgttgtcaaatttgacagcaacccCCTTTGTCACGCCCCAATCCTAACATACGTTCagaattgacacgtgacgtcaccaaaaaTCTGTATCTATCATACCCCACCTCCGGGATATGGGCAAGCACAACTCAATAATCGAATCGCATAGTTATTTCTCGTATGCAttatggctacatctaacctccctgttagattgcctacgtaccctagacagggatcaagccattcgtagttcgtcatgcacaataattgacataCAACACAGTCCAATTAAGTTGAAAGGcataacatttctcaatcaatcaatagaacttgacaagcatgaaattactcgactcagggttacataacaaacccacctgaaaatcatgatttcccctccatctatatataaatcattatgtcgcaacatgatactgcaattcacaacatatatcatttcaagaaccaacgaagcacaatatcattctctagccacatttatcaacaagtctaatcataacaataaccatgatatccaacataacaatcccacatgacgattaacatttccacttcatccatcacataaTTCATCACGTTTCCCACATAAAATCGCATTTCATAGTGTGTAACATAGTTAAGAATTAACAAACTACACTTTattctctagaaatattaatcaactaaaaataCTCATGATACTCATATCCAACATCATTCtataatcacatcaatcaataatgtcgaccatcacatcatcaataacacatacaacatGTCGAAATGCAAGGCTAGAGCAACACAATTCGGTTGAAGACTACATCTTTGAAAAAGGGGATTTTGGACCACCCAACGAACCAAGGCACCAAAGGGGATtctggaccatcactcaacggaatccaaacagaACTTAGTTCTAGACCACCCAACCGAATTGAACGGAAGTCCAAGAAGCATAACAACGGCTTGAATGAACAAGACATGATTCAAGTTACCCAATTCACGAAAACTCAACGAAACGAAGCAATATCGAGCACAAATCCACATCACAATGGGTTATCGGTCAATTACTAGACCTCACATCTCCCAAGCAATTCAACATGCATTTCAATCACATGTCACAACCATTTCcaatacacaagtcaaatcacatttcacttcatcataccaatcactatacttcaacattatatctcaatacatagcttgtaacatatcaaggaatcacgaagcacaatattaatatttaattacgttaatcaatcagtgagataacatatcatttcacgaatttaattaaagaactctacataattcccaaCTTGGGTTATgaataataacatggtaattctaatttattttcacaatatctattgtgggtaattcccatctactcgaatttaggattctaagatcatcttacggaatgaacaagagcaaggattccgaaccactcaacggaatccaacaacattgggttccggaccactcaatggaaccaaaatatcaagcggtttctcaTAATTTACCCAGACTtgtcatatgtaaagtcaaAGCCAATATTATGGAATTGGTGCACTGGCAAATCAGGCACTCAGATAAGCTGAGAGGCTCAGGTGAGggacaataaaataagcatgtgatacaataataaaaccaaccatcaatcataatttataaaccttgaatataaatctttcataagaaatcaataccaaacttttgaaaactccaagggagtcacccagacatccaaaagttcatttcaaacaaccataacatctcacacccatattcacatacacacaatgaaagtagaaTTAGGGTGACAcagttcatccaaagcctacacCTTTGCAACCATCTCAAACTAACTCAATGAACTAAGGTGGATACAATctcggaccatcactcaacgggatcgcggagtaagagggattccagaccatcactcaacggaatccaaaccaggatacgattctggaccatcactcaacggaatcgcggagtacattgcataaccaccaatcaatgaaacaacacatgaatcaagttactcaagttataaaggctcaacgaaacaagaaatgaactaatgaaacgagcattgacacatgtttcaaagcaacaaaccccatgacaatggattaacggtccaccactagccctcaccttcatcaaatcaagccaatcatacaaaacaaaccatatttccaatatgcacgtcaaatcacatatcacgatcatcatcagtacacaagccaaatcatgtttaataaacataggtctatggctatatatatatatatataatcacatttcaatagaatcacattataagaccaagtcaaattcacagatgataccaatataagaaatcaaggtaataaccatatcacatatgttcaagtcactctctaaccaatgtaggcccactagacttcacttaagtctcccatagtactaattttattatttagaacgtTCCGAGACATGTTGACTATAATTCAACTCTCGGTCAACGATGGGGTCCACAACGATCCACAAATCAGATttatgatccataacttcccaaagtccacattaagcttcgagaataacatactaaagtttcattatgatccaatggtcggattgtcgtcaatcacacaaacaagtggcggtccaaattgatcaccacaccaaacaattgaatctttggaaaccaagctagacataggttcacatggtcactagaaggtatttgAAACCTAAACAACACTCGTGAACAATCCCACGCACCGCCACACGCGGTGGAAGTCAAGATGGAGGGTTTACAAACCCCgaatttcaacattaactagatgagctcaaatttacgtggtagctagagctcaacaagggaaacacttttcacaactaggccgaCGATAAGTTCAAACCGGAAACCGTCCAATTTCATCGGAGAAAACtggatttctagggttctaaacacccaagtctaaaatgaatacgaaagcacaaactaagcatacacttgaagattatgaagagtagatgaagtttcatacctcactcgaaGTAAATCGCTGTCGGAATCGcggaaaaaatgataaaaccacCGGAAAAGTCGTGGACTTTGCGACCTCGAACTgaaaagatggaaaagaaatggGAAATCTAACATCATAGAGATGTAGGGCTCGTCAACAGATTTCCATGGATATCAAGATCACCCAAAACAGAGCTCGGATGAAGAAGATACAAGCGGGTCAATTTTGGTGGGTTTATGGGTCCAATTCTCCCTAAAACAGGTTAGGCAGCCCCCCTTTCCATTTTCTGAAAACTCCCCCCTTTTCTAGAGGTTTCACTCCAATTAtagcattttggtaaaattaccaaaatgccaccaacttCAAACGACTCTAACTTCTCCGTTCGGACTCAGAAATAAGATCTATTTACGCCTACGCGCTCATGGAATTgaactctacctaaccaattcaagagttgaccgaaaagatcgagaaaatttgaaatgactAAAGTACCCCTCACTTCGTTTTCcttaaatttggagaaataaagaactagttccaatcaaatcttcgaaatacgtcaagaataaaataaaataataattttggggaCGGGATATCACACCCTTGCTGCCAATTCATGTCATTGCCACATAGGAATTGGCATTTCGGTTGGAGAATAATATTGTGGtcatttttttactgttatagcCTATGtggacattttgacatctcttttggatATGCTCTTACCAACACCAAGGAGTCCTATTCTTTTGTCTAACTTAGCAGGAGGCTAATGGGCATAGGGttggaaaaaattcccgaaaattcggaaccaaaccaaaaaaatctcgATCCCAAACTAAGAAAGTCCCAAACCAGAATTCTTAAAATTTTTGGGCATGAAATACCAAACTGATCTCGAAATTTCGTTACGGGATTTGGTATTGTCCACTCAATTTTTATGTAATCCCATACCAAATCGAAAATAAATGATATGTATAttattatgtatatatgtattattatACATTTAAATTGTTGCTAACTATTAGTAACAATATAATTGGTGTGGTCTAAGGTAGTAACCATAGCCCTTTATCCCACATTTATTGATATGAATCTTCCACAAATGTGTCTATTTCTTCAACACGAAATCAAAAAATTATGTTGTTAGTTTTCGAACATATTAGGTTTGTaacttattatttttgcttttgggtttgccacttattttattttgattgcaTGTTAATTTAACTTAGTATGAATGATTGCTATTtcaatttgtatgaaatttgaGAATACCAAACCATATCgaaataccaaaaatatttcGAAATTCCCAAAATTTGGGAATATCGAAATTTTGATTCAGGATTGGTCTTTGAATTCTCATCCCAAAATTTTTTTGATTTAGGATCTCATACCAAACCACGCCCTTATGGTCATATATATTATCTGTTTCTCTTTACTTCCTCTGCGCGACTGGTATCCTGCCAGTACCAGCCAAcaatttcttccaaattttGCCCCATTTTAACATTTTGAAGGAAATGATTGACAACCATTTGCACCCACCATTCCAAGTCTTTGTCTAATTTCTGTATTCCCCCACAGCCACAGGTAAACGATTTGCTATCCTCTCTTTGTTAACAACTCTTAATTCCGGATTTGGTTACGATATTTACATCTATATGTTGCGCTAACAAGTAAGTTGGTGTTGGTACTCGGTACTACGATATGGTGGTGCTCTCCACTTGTAAATAagaggttttaagtttgaatctcgTTGATAACAAATTCAGTACCAAATAAGTTACCCATTGTAGCTTTAGCCGAACTTCCTCATCCTCTTAGTGTAAACTATATAGTTGcactaaaaataaagaaaacaagtaagttGGTGTCTTTGATTGATTGTTTCCACATTGTAAGCATAGCCCAGAGTGTGTTATATGTGCGTTTGACAGTTTGTTTATGTCGAACGcaatgtgtttgatgaaatgcgcAAGTGATCTCGTAGTAAGCGTGTGAGAGGCTTGCTACTACTCCATAGGGCATATATCCGTTGTTTATCTGGGGTTCCActcattttcttttagtttttgatttatttacaTTAGCAGAAACACGGTTTCTAGGAAACTGAAAGAACGGAAAATGTACACTGAGCGCTTCTTACAGTGAAGAAGTAGACCTTAGAGAGTGGAAGCAGACCGAGATTGACTTGAATCACGCGTTTTCAAAGCATTACTATTCCTGAGTGCAGGTTCGGTGAGTTGCAGACAGTTAAACATTCTTGCGAAAATTGCAGTGATGTGATCTGGGtacaacaaacaaaagaaatgcaAGTTCAAACACTTTCACTCCAGAGTTACACTCTCAGTCCACCCACTGTCTCGCTACCACAGCAACTTTCCAGTAAACCGTTGAGGTCgaatccaaattcaaattttggctTTTGCAATCCACTCAGAAGGATGTCCAAATCACCAAATGGTTCGAGAAGTCATGGTAAATCTGTTGGGGTCACGTGTGGGATGGCACAAGAAGCGGGTGCAGATGATGGGTTCTATATGAGGAGGTGTGTAGAGCTTGCAAGAAAGGCTATCGGGTGTACCAGCCCCAATCCTATGGTGGGTTGTGTTATTGTCAAGGATGGCAAGGTTGTTGGTGAAGGCTTTCACCCAAAAGCTGGCCAGCCGCATGCTGAGGTATACTTATTTTCCTTAGTTTTAATGAAGTGGTTGAAACTTTCGGTCGCTTTGCTCTTTGGTTGGTTGCTTACAAGTTAAAATATTTTGGAAAGatcacaaaaataattaaacgaAGGGAAAGTAAATACCTAGATGCCGAGTCCTTCAACTTTTATTGTGGACCGTATGGTTCTGttctttctggtttttttttttttttctctggttTTTTCTTAAGAGTTTTATAATTGATTTCGTAATTATCATGCGATTTACCAAATTTTACCTGTTGTTGTACATGAACTTATAAGTAGCTGTTAATGTAAACTTAGATCAAGAAGTCAAAATGTCAAATGTTACAGGTTTTTGCTCTGAGAGAAGCTGGGGATTTGGCTGAAAATGCAACAGCATATGTGAGCTTGGAACCGTGCAATCACTATGGGAGAACACCACCATGCAGCGAAGCCCTAATTAAAGCCAAAGTGAAAAAAGTGGTGGTTGGAATGGTGGATCCGAATCCAATCGTGGCATCAAAGGGGTTGGATAGATTAAGAGATGTTGGAATTGATGTTACTACCGGTGTAGAAGAAGAACTATGCAAAAGGCTAAATGAGGCTTATATCCATCGCATGCTAACGGGGAATCCTTTCGTCACTATCC contains the following coding sequences:
- the LOC137735392 gene encoding riboflavin biosynthesis protein PYRD, chloroplastic-like isoform X2, with translation MQVQTLSLQSYTLSPPTVSLPQQLSSKPLRSNPNSNFGFCNPLRRMSKSPNGSRSHGKSVGVTCGMAQEAGADDGFYMRRCVELARKAIGCTSPNPMVGCVIVKDGKVVGEGFHPKAGQPHAEVFALREAGDLAENATAYVSLEPCNHYGRTPPCSEALIKAKVKKVVVGMVDPNPIVASKGLDRLRDVGIDVTTGVEEELCKRLNEAYIHRMLTGNPFVTIRYSISVNGNFLDQLGQGVAESGGYYSQLLQEYDAVILSSSAIMENVSIPASQEAGANQPLRIIIARDSTSPIQIPAVTVEPTDKLIVFADKETSVELERAQTGIETVAFDQISLSAILEYCNSQGMCSVLFDLKGNVSDFEELLQDSIEQNLLQKIVVEVLPLWDENDVGNFPVALKSLSKRVELKNLQPKISNENVVLEGYL
- the LOC137735392 gene encoding riboflavin biosynthesis protein PYRD, chloroplastic-like isoform X1; its protein translation is MQVQTLSLQSYTLSPPTVSLPQQLSSKPLRSNPNSNFGFCNPLRRMSKSPNGSRSHGKSVGVTCGMAQEAGADDGFYMRRCVELARKAIGCTSPNPMVGCVIVKDGKVVGEGFHPKAGQPHAEIKKSKCQMLQVFALREAGDLAENATAYVSLEPCNHYGRTPPCSEALIKAKVKKVVVGMVDPNPIVASKGLDRLRDVGIDVTTGVEEELCKRLNEAYIHRMLTGNPFVTIRYSISVNGNFLDQLGQGVAESGGYYSQLLQEYDAVILSSSAIMENVSIPASQEAGANQPLRIIIARDSTSPIQIPAVTVEPTDKLIVFADKETSVELERAQTGIETVAFDQISLSAILEYCNSQGMCSVLFDLKGNVSDFEELLQDSIEQNLLQKIVVEVLPLWDENDVGNFPVALKSLSKRVELKNLQPKISNENVVLEGYL